Proteins found in one Schistocerca serialis cubense isolate TAMUIC-IGC-003099 chromosome 5, iqSchSeri2.2, whole genome shotgun sequence genomic segment:
- the LOC126482182 gene encoding uncharacterized protein LOC126482182, producing the protein MDVRSYRGADCASDHFLIVCRLKLMFTYMHKMKGTLEPALIVEKLREDATKEQYAIEINNSFEVLETLEPRDNVEERWKEIKSMVLSVSEDILGRKKIMKKRKWFNETCHKATEKRRKMREKWLAGRTSEPKRERFINNQKRDKANPKSREDNTLNQFARAS; encoded by the coding sequence ATGGATGTCAGGTCGTATAGAGGAGCCGACTGCGCGTCAGACCACTTCCTCATTGTGTGCAGGCTTAAACTCATGTTCACCTACATGCATAAGATGAAGGGGACACTGGAACCTGCTTTGATTGTTGAGAAACTACGAGAAGATGCCACTAAAGAACAATATGCTATAGAAATAAATAACAGTTTTGAGGTCCTGGAGACCCTGGAACCAAGAGACAACGTggaggaaaggtggaaagaaataaagtccaTGGTACTAAGTGTGTCGGAGgatatattgggaagaaagaagataatgaagaagaggaaatggttcaacgagacatgccacaaggctacagaaaagagaaggaagatgagGGAGAAGTGGCTAGCTGGCAGGACGAGTGAACCGAAAAGGGAACGTTTTATCAACAATCAGAAGCGAGACAAAGCGAATCCTAAGAGCAGAGAAGACAATACATTAAACCAGTTTGCTAGAGCAAGTTGA